GGCTTGGGACTCTTTCCTGACACGATTATCAGGCCCGCATTAAAGTCGGCATCGACTTCCACGACAACCTCAAGCATTAATGCAGAAGATAACCAGCCGGAACTGCCGGGATTGGGGATAGAAACTGGAGCGGGTGAACCCAATAACAGCCGCATCCTTGACTCAGATACTCAGATTCAAAAACCAGGTCCCCAAACACCCCCCACTTTCCGTCCGACCATGATAATCAGTAAACCAGTTCGTACGGGTCAGAGAATCTATGCCGAAGGGGCCAGTTTGGTTGTATTGGGTGTTGTTAATGCAGGTGCTGAACTGATTGCTGACGGAGATATACACATTTACGCCCCGCTGCGCGGTCGGGCTATTGCGGGTGCTCAAGGCAACGAGAGTGCGCGTATTTTCGTGCATAGCCTGGAAGCAGAACTGGTTTCCATTGCAGGCTGTTTCAAGGTATTTGAGAACGGTATTCCCGAAAATTTGCGCGGCAAACCCGTTCAGGTACATCTGGATTGCTCTGATTTGATTATTCAGCCCTTGCTGAGCTAAAGGAATTCTTTAGATTCCTCATTTACGGGTAAAATATACCTAAATTTTGTTCAGGAATATAAACGTGTCTAAAGTTATTGTAGTTACTTCAGGAAAAGGTGGTGTAGGTAAAACCACAACCAGCGCTAGTTTTTCCAGCGGTCTCGCC
This genomic interval from Candidatus Nitrotoga sp. AM1P contains the following:
- the minC gene encoding septum site-determining protein MinC, with product MAREEPAFKLKIANLSLFVLYVHTTDMDQLKKQLDMRFNKTQDFFSNTPVALDLSAIANFNISPDFTGLMSFMLDHGMRATGVVGGSTEQQEAAVQSGLGLFPDTIIRPALKSASTSTTTSSINAEDNQPELPGLGIETGAGEPNNSRILDSDTQIQKPGPQTPPTFRPTMIISKPVRTGQRIYAEGASLVVLGVVNAGAELIADGDIHIYAPLRGRAIAGAQGNESARIFVHSLEAELVSIAGCFKVFENGIPENLRGKPVQVHLDCSDLIIQPLLS